The Nocardioides campestrisoli genome includes a window with the following:
- a CDS encoding NACHT domain-containing protein yields the protein MRYDLQRLGPFGFQDCAAALAIRVLGAHVRPMGRGRDGGRDMLAKGVVVWTANDQYGSESWDGTTMFQVKHKATLEGPKKDAAWVREQIRTELVEWSSPDTKRGDVPNYLVFVTNVPLTPTQDKGGFDTVVAAVQRYLNGLNDSTAEDHLSGHDKLAARKEREARRDRMRNLRAWRIWDGYQIDGLLDAHEGVRRAFDGFLTAGDVLADLTQLSTHLKQDEIGGALRDHARWALVNERNVYFDEAGGETKGVPVEQVAVDLPVLVDDEPSTERVIRYTLDHGDRMLKPTITTHDKPRHLVVVGAPGNGKTTVSKFLVHAYRAALVAESDDLGDEHQAAVNGTKGALTSMGRALPASRRWPIRVDLAKFAIAQAANEDYTLLHWIASHLTRQVASKDVPRWALWKWLQTWPSFIVLDGLDEVTEPSVRKTLVADVEAFVAEAESKDADMLVVVTTRPTGYVDDMPSTMFSRVDLADLTIEDALAYGRRVARVRIPSDRTRRDGVVELLQDASKDDALQHLLRTPLQVLIMTIIAETSRQFSPSRYALFWGYYKVVEQREQTKELGYSALLRDYAQVVLDLHRRVGLTLQQQAETATGADSVMSPEELRDTAWHVLKASGYDPSNADKGLLDRIIAAATHRLVLITPQAGGGFGYEVRSLQEMMAALALTTGTLEDAIPKLRRIGASPHWRNTFLFAAGRYFSEPQPHQKEAVTSLVLTIDEDAPERLGAVVPVGPALALEIVDDGMATEPIYLHPLVTRSLKLLEAPEPQDGLVIASQFAGAVAMTSAVSTLIVDGFRAALGGTSVARNTAASIQRWFGVLRDFNPRYSRLNPEAAALDRLKRNPKVSLPPEPVSDWAEFHATLNGYADDENRDALNEIAACVENMANSGARPQTTAQLAELLSDPNVAFVCEAALVHVADACPALVAGLRDTVMPILWRRPVEL from the coding sequence TTGAGATACGACCTTCAGCGGCTGGGGCCGTTTGGCTTTCAGGACTGTGCCGCCGCACTTGCCATCAGGGTCCTCGGTGCGCACGTGCGCCCCATGGGACGAGGGCGCGACGGTGGCCGCGACATGCTCGCCAAAGGCGTGGTCGTCTGGACGGCCAACGACCAATACGGTTCCGAGTCGTGGGATGGCACCACGATGTTCCAGGTCAAGCACAAGGCGACGCTCGAGGGCCCCAAGAAGGACGCCGCATGGGTTCGGGAGCAGATCCGAACGGAGCTTGTCGAATGGTCAAGCCCCGACACCAAGCGCGGCGACGTGCCGAACTACTTGGTGTTCGTGACGAACGTTCCGCTGACCCCGACGCAGGACAAGGGCGGCTTCGACACTGTCGTTGCCGCCGTTCAGAGGTACCTGAATGGACTCAATGACTCGACCGCCGAAGACCACTTGAGCGGCCATGACAAGTTGGCGGCACGCAAGGAGCGCGAGGCCCGACGCGACCGTATGCGAAATCTCCGGGCATGGCGCATCTGGGACGGATACCAGATCGACGGTCTCCTTGACGCGCACGAGGGCGTGCGCCGCGCGTTTGACGGGTTCCTGACCGCTGGGGACGTGCTTGCCGACCTGACGCAACTTTCGACGCATCTGAAACAGGACGAGATCGGCGGTGCGCTACGAGACCATGCTCGATGGGCCTTGGTCAATGAGCGCAACGTCTACTTCGACGAAGCGGGGGGCGAAACCAAGGGCGTGCCGGTGGAGCAGGTCGCCGTTGACTTGCCGGTGCTAGTGGATGACGAGCCTTCCACGGAGCGCGTTATTCGGTACACGCTCGACCACGGCGACAGGATGCTAAAACCGACGATCACGACCCACGACAAGCCGCGGCACTTGGTCGTTGTGGGCGCTCCCGGCAACGGCAAGACCACCGTCAGCAAGTTTCTTGTGCACGCCTACCGGGCAGCGCTTGTCGCAGAATCTGACGATCTCGGCGACGAACACCAAGCGGCAGTAAACGGCACTAAGGGCGCGCTGACGTCGATGGGTCGAGCTTTGCCGGCAAGTCGACGGTGGCCGATTCGCGTCGACCTAGCGAAGTTCGCGATCGCACAAGCGGCAAACGAGGACTACACGCTTCTCCACTGGATCGCGAGTCACCTAACGCGGCAGGTCGCATCGAAGGACGTCCCGCGGTGGGCATTGTGGAAGTGGCTGCAAACGTGGCCCTCGTTCATCGTTCTTGACGGACTTGACGAGGTGACCGAGCCATCGGTCCGTAAGACCCTTGTTGCCGACGTTGAAGCCTTTGTCGCCGAAGCCGAATCGAAGGACGCCGACATGCTTGTCGTGGTCACTACTCGCCCGACCGGCTACGTGGACGACATGCCTTCGACCATGTTCTCGCGCGTGGATCTTGCAGACCTGACCATCGAGGATGCCCTCGCGTACGGACGACGGGTCGCGAGGGTGCGGATACCGAGCGACCGGACCCGCAGGGACGGCGTCGTGGAACTTCTACAAGACGCCTCAAAGGACGACGCCCTCCAGCATCTCCTGCGTACGCCGTTGCAAGTCCTAATTATGACCATCATCGCTGAGACCTCGCGGCAGTTCTCACCGAGTCGTTACGCACTTTTCTGGGGCTACTACAAGGTCGTCGAGCAACGAGAGCAAACCAAGGAGCTCGGCTACTCCGCCCTCCTCCGTGATTATGCGCAGGTAGTCCTGGACTTGCATCGGAGGGTCGGGCTGACTCTGCAGCAACAAGCAGAGACCGCAACCGGCGCTGACTCGGTGATGTCGCCCGAGGAACTGCGCGACACCGCCTGGCACGTGTTGAAGGCCTCCGGATACGACCCGTCGAACGCTGACAAGGGATTGCTCGACCGAATCATCGCCGCCGCGACGCACCGTCTGGTTCTCATCACGCCGCAAGCAGGCGGGGGCTTTGGCTACGAGGTGAGATCGCTGCAAGAAATGATGGCGGCGCTCGCATTGACGACCGGGACGCTCGAGGATGCCATCCCAAAGTTGCGTCGGATCGGTGCTTCGCCCCACTGGCGCAACACCTTCCTGTTCGCTGCAGGCCGCTACTTCTCGGAGCCGCAGCCCCACCAGAAGGAGGCCGTGACAAGCCTCGTCCTCACAATTGACGAGGACGCGCCTGAACGGCTCGGAGCGGTCGTGCCGGTCGGCCCCGCCCTGGCCCTCGAGATCGTGGACGACGGCATGGCGACAGAGCCGATCTATCTTCATCCACTCGTGACGCGCTCGCTCAAGCTGCTCGAAGCGCCCGAACCCCAAGACGGCCTCGTCATCGCCAGCCAGTTCGCGGGCGCCGTCGCCATGACTAGTGCCGTCTCCACCTTGATTGTTGACGGATTCCGCGCCGCCCTCGGTGGGACCTCCGTAGCTCGCAACACCGCCGCCTCTATTCAGCGTTGGTTCGGAGTGCTGAGGGACTTCAATCCGAGGTACAGCCGCCTGAACCCCGAAGCCGCGGCGCTAGACAGACTCAAGCGCAACCCGAAAGTGTCGCTTCCCCCCGAGCCGGTATCAGATTGGGCGGAGTTCCACGCCACGTTGAACGGGTACGCCGATGACGAGAATCGGGACGCGCTCAACGAGATTGCAGCGTGCGTTGAGAACATGGCGAACTCCGGGGCGCGACCCCAGACCACAGCTCAGCTGGCTGAACTGCTCTCGGATCCGAACGTCGCGTTCGTCTGTGAGGCGGCACTAGTCCATGTTGCCGACGCATGCCCGGCGTTGGTTGCGGGGCTACGCGACACGGTTATGCCGATCCTGTGGCGACGGCCGGTCGAACTCTGA
- a CDS encoding YchJ family protein, protein MLVRKCPCGSGAVYDTCCGRFHRGSERPATAEELMRSRYSAFVMNEPDYLFTTWHPRTRPDRVTLDDPTEWTGLEILDVVAGGPEDDEGVVEFVARYEGGQLHERSRFARRAGRWMYVDGDVG, encoded by the coding sequence GTGCTGGTGCGGAAGTGTCCTTGTGGATCCGGAGCGGTCTACGACACGTGTTGCGGGCGGTTCCACCGCGGCTCCGAGCGACCTGCCACCGCCGAGGAGCTGATGCGCTCGCGGTACAGCGCGTTCGTCATGAACGAGCCCGACTACCTCTTCACCACCTGGCACCCGCGGACGCGGCCCGACCGCGTCACCCTCGACGACCCGACGGAGTGGACGGGCCTGGAGATCCTGGACGTCGTCGCGGGTGGCCCCGAGGACGACGAGGGGGTCGTGGAGTTCGTGGCGCGCTACGAGGGCGGTCAGCTGCACGAGCGGAGCCGGTTCGCCCGGCGGGCCGGGCGGTGGATGTACGTCGACGGGGACGTTGGCTAG
- a CDS encoding VOC family protein has protein sequence MVDQICLDVPASTYDAECDFWSKVLGLAWRQTETPQEEFRWIPRIGALRVLLQRLEEPDGPARAHLDLGCDDRQAEVRRHVALGAEIAEEYEEWTQLRDPAGSAYCITDHHPG, from the coding sequence ATGGTCGACCAGATCTGCCTCGACGTCCCGGCCTCGACGTACGACGCCGAGTGCGACTTCTGGAGCAAGGTCCTGGGTCTCGCCTGGCGGCAGACGGAGACGCCGCAGGAGGAGTTTCGCTGGATCCCCCGGATCGGCGCGCTGCGAGTGCTGCTCCAACGGCTGGAGGAGCCGGACGGTCCGGCGCGCGCTCATCTCGACCTGGGCTGCGACGACCGTCAGGCGGAGGTGCGCCGGCACGTCGCACTCGGCGCCGAGATCGCCGAGGAGTACGAGGAGTGGACGCAGCTGCGCGACCCGGCGGGGTCGGCGTACTGCATCACCGACCACCACCCCGGGTAA
- a CDS encoding nicotinamide-nucleotide amidohydrolase family protein: protein MAEDFSQYVNQIAELAAEHGLAIGAAESLTGGAITSALAQGEGAADWCRGGVVAYMPAVKFDLLGVEPGPLISDACAAQMAAGAAKALEADFVVSTTGAGGPGEEEGHPAGTAVIGMWARGEQSTDWVKAEGDPAEVVESVRNMALERLLQAIRVAEQKA, encoded by the coding sequence ATGGCTGAAGACTTCTCCCAGTACGTCAACCAGATCGCCGAGCTCGCCGCGGAGCACGGCCTCGCCATCGGGGCAGCCGAGTCGTTGACCGGCGGCGCCATCACCTCCGCCCTCGCTCAGGGTGAGGGTGCGGCCGACTGGTGCCGAGGCGGCGTCGTCGCCTACATGCCGGCGGTGAAGTTCGACCTGCTCGGCGTCGAGCCCGGACCCCTGATCTCCGACGCGTGCGCCGCCCAGATGGCGGCCGGCGCCGCGAAGGCCCTCGAGGCCGACTTCGTCGTCTCCACCACCGGCGCCGGCGGCCCCGGCGAGGAGGAGGGGCACCCGGCGGGCACCGCGGTGATCGGGATGTGGGCGCGCGGCGAGCAGTCCACCGACTGGGTCAAGGCCGAGGGCGACCCGGCCGAGGTGGTCGAGAGCGTGCGCAACATGGCGCTCGAGCGGCTGCTGCAGGCGATCCGGGTCGCCGAGCAGAAGGCCTGA
- a CDS encoding AtzH-like domain-containing protein, translated as MTSTPPPRSGVPDGLMDAFWAYERALMADDLEALDRLFAPGPETLRGDAHGLLVGHATISEFRGARGGAPARRIVETHVQVVDDDHALVVAVTELARGGRGQQTQLWTRLDSGWAVSAAHVAVPPPALDTRIWRVVGDPLVPATAAGALTGTSVAVKDLYAVAGQRIGAGNPAWLADAPVQPEHAFVVEQLLAAGADVRGIARTDEFAWSLAGTNAHYGAAPNPRAPYRIPGGSSSGSASAVSLGHASIGLGTDTGGSIRVPAAYQGLYGLRTTHDLVSREGLLPLAPSFDTVGWLTRDADLLRRVGEVLLPAPTDASGGSDELVVVPQLLALATPEVAGAVTAAVPEARRESWELPLAEWHDAFGTLQAWDAWQQHGAWVEGRLDTLGPDVAGRFRTASTVTREAADRAQAVVAGARDRIRDLVGDRVLVLPSASSVAPRLGAPLDDVRTATLRLTLLAGLGGLPALSVPTETADRLPCGVCFVAAPGRDRDLLDLAVRRETKPLEP; from the coding sequence GTGACCAGCACCCCGCCGCCACGATCGGGCGTCCCCGACGGCCTGATGGACGCCTTCTGGGCCTACGAGCGGGCGCTGATGGCCGACGACCTGGAGGCCCTCGACCGGCTCTTCGCTCCCGGCCCGGAGACGCTGCGCGGGGACGCGCACGGCCTGCTCGTCGGCCACGCGACGATCAGCGAGTTCCGCGGCGCCCGTGGCGGTGCCCCGGCCCGGCGGATCGTCGAGACCCACGTGCAGGTCGTCGACGACGACCACGCGCTGGTGGTCGCGGTCACCGAGCTCGCCCGCGGCGGGCGCGGCCAGCAGACCCAGCTGTGGACCCGGCTCGACTCCGGCTGGGCGGTCAGCGCCGCACACGTCGCCGTACCCCCGCCCGCCCTGGACACCCGGATCTGGCGGGTGGTCGGCGACCCACTGGTGCCCGCCACCGCGGCCGGTGCTCTGACGGGGACCAGCGTCGCGGTCAAGGACCTGTACGCCGTGGCCGGCCAACGCATCGGGGCCGGCAACCCGGCATGGCTCGCGGACGCACCCGTGCAGCCCGAGCACGCCTTCGTGGTGGAGCAGCTGCTGGCCGCTGGCGCCGACGTCCGCGGGATCGCGCGCACCGACGAGTTCGCCTGGTCGCTGGCCGGCACCAACGCCCACTACGGCGCCGCGCCCAACCCGAGGGCGCCGTACCGGATCCCCGGCGGCTCCTCGTCGGGCTCGGCGAGTGCGGTCTCGCTCGGCCACGCGTCGATCGGCCTGGGCACCGACACCGGCGGCTCGATCCGGGTGCCCGCCGCCTACCAAGGGCTGTACGGCCTGCGGACCACCCACGACCTGGTCTCCCGGGAGGGTCTGCTGCCCCTGGCGCCCTCCTTCGACACCGTCGGCTGGCTGACCCGGGACGCCGACCTGCTGCGGCGGGTGGGGGAGGTGCTGCTGCCCGCCCCGACCGACGCCAGTGGCGGCTCCGACGAGCTGGTCGTGGTGCCGCAGCTGCTCGCGCTCGCCACCCCGGAGGTCGCCGGCGCGGTGACCGCAGCCGTGCCCGAGGCCCGCCGGGAGAGCTGGGAGCTGCCCCTGGCCGAGTGGCACGACGCCTTCGGCACCCTCCAGGCGTGGGACGCCTGGCAGCAGCACGGCGCCTGGGTCGAGGGACGGCTCGACACGCTCGGCCCCGACGTGGCCGGGCGCTTCCGCACCGCCTCGACCGTGACCCGCGAGGCCGCCGACCGGGCGCAGGCCGTGGTGGCGGGCGCACGCGACCGGATCCGCGACCTGGTCGGCGACCGGGTGCTGGTGCTCCCGAGTGCCTCGTCGGTCGCCCCGCGGCTCGGCGCCCCCCTGGACGACGTACGCACCGCCACCCTGCGGCTCACCCTGCTGGCCGGGCTGGGTGGGCTGCCCGCCCTCAGCGTCCCCACCGAGACCGCCGACCGCCTGCCCTGCGGGGTCTGCTTCGTCGCCGCCCCCGGACGGGATCGGGACCTGCTCGACCTCGCCGTACGCCGCGAGACGAAGCCGCTCGAACCGTAA
- the uraD gene encoding 2-oxo-4-hydroxy-4-carboxy-5-ureidoimidazoline decarboxylase, giving the protein MRIDELNDLDPAEAGALLRTCADVDSWVRALVDARPYASAAALLDQARTLAAGWTGAEVEAALADHPRIGDRHPGGASAELSAREQSGVDREDEELQRRLRAGNRAYEERFGRIFLVRAAGRSAAEILALLEERLGHDPATELEVTSGQLAEIALLRLEGLLS; this is encoded by the coding sequence ATGCGGATCGATGAGCTCAACGACCTGGACCCGGCGGAGGCCGGCGCCCTGCTGCGCACCTGCGCGGACGTCGACTCCTGGGTGCGCGCGCTGGTCGACGCACGCCCGTACGCCAGCGCCGCCGCCCTGCTCGACCAGGCCAGGACCCTGGCGGCCGGCTGGACCGGCGCCGAGGTAGAGGCCGCCCTGGCCGACCACCCGCGGATCGGGGACCGGCACCCGGGTGGCGCGAGCGCCGAGCTCTCCGCCCGCGAGCAGTCCGGGGTGGACCGCGAGGACGAGGAGCTGCAACGCCGGTTGCGCGCGGGCAACCGCGCCTACGAGGAGCGGTTCGGGCGGATCTTCCTGGTCCGGGCCGCGGGGCGCAGCGCCGCGGAGATCCTCGCGCTGCTGGAGGAACGGCTGGGCCACGACCCGGCCACCGAGCTCGAGGTGACCAGCGGTCAGCTCGCAGAGATCGCGCTGCTGCGCCTGGAAGGACTCCTGTCATGA
- the uraH gene encoding hydroxyisourate hydrolase: MTRDLTTCSTHVLDAALGVPAAGLGVRLADATGAVLAEAETDDDGRIRFDPGLAPGPHTLRFETGAWFAAADRDHFHPHVEVAFEVTGEQPHLHVALLLSPFAYTTYRGS, translated from the coding sequence ATGACGCGGGACCTCACCACCTGCTCCACCCACGTGCTGGACGCGGCGCTCGGGGTCCCGGCCGCCGGCCTCGGGGTCCGGCTCGCCGACGCCACGGGCGCCGTGCTCGCCGAGGCCGAGACCGACGACGACGGGCGGATCCGGTTCGACCCCGGGCTGGCGCCGGGGCCGCACACGCTGCGGTTCGAGACCGGGGCCTGGTTCGCGGCCGCCGACCGGGACCACTTCCACCCGCACGTCGAGGTGGCCTTCGAGGTCACCGGCGAGCAGCCGCACCTGCACGTGGCGCTGCTGCTGAGCCCGTTCGCGTACACCACCTACCGGGGGAGCTGA
- the pucL gene encoding factor-independent urate hydroxylase yields the protein MALGDAVLGPNQYGKAECRLVRVDRDTPVHEVTDLNVTTQLRGDFAACHTEGDNSHVLATDSQKNTVYGFAREHGIAAPETFLATLARHFVGDSAWVESTLLSAEQYAWERIPVDGTGHDHAFRRTGRATRTAVVQADGDELFVLAGLTDCTVAKTTGSEFSGFPRDRFTTLPETSDRILATSVTARWRYRTEAAAAMGAEEFNATYAAIETILLETFARVHSLALQQTIFEMGKAVLEACEAVAEIRLSCPNKHHFLVDLEPFGLDNPGEVFFAADRPYGLIQATVQREGEPDEPRAWAGVPGFC from the coding sequence ATGGCGCTCGGAGACGCGGTCCTCGGACCGAACCAGTACGGCAAGGCCGAGTGCCGCCTCGTCCGGGTCGACCGGGACACCCCGGTGCACGAGGTCACCGACCTCAACGTGACCACCCAGCTGCGCGGCGACTTCGCCGCCTGCCACACCGAGGGCGACAACAGCCACGTGCTGGCCACCGACAGCCAGAAGAACACCGTCTACGGGTTCGCCCGCGAGCACGGGATCGCGGCGCCGGAGACCTTCCTGGCCACCCTGGCCCGGCACTTCGTCGGCGACTCCGCCTGGGTGGAGAGCACGCTGCTCTCCGCCGAGCAGTACGCCTGGGAGCGGATCCCCGTCGACGGCACCGGCCACGACCACGCGTTCCGGCGTACCGGTCGGGCCACCCGCACCGCCGTGGTGCAGGCCGACGGCGACGAGCTCTTCGTGCTTGCCGGTCTCACCGACTGCACGGTCGCCAAGACCACCGGGTCGGAGTTCTCCGGCTTCCCGCGTGACCGGTTCACCACGCTGCCCGAGACCAGCGACCGGATCCTCGCCACCAGCGTCACCGCCCGCTGGCGCTACCGGACCGAGGCGGCCGCCGCGATGGGCGCCGAGGAGTTCAACGCCACCTACGCCGCCATCGAGACGATCCTGCTGGAGACCTTCGCCCGGGTGCACTCACTGGCGCTGCAGCAGACCATCTTCGAGATGGGCAAGGCGGTGCTCGAGGCCTGCGAGGCGGTCGCCGAGATCCGGCTCTCCTGCCCCAACAAGCACCACTTCCTGGTCGACCTCGAGCCGTTCGGCCTGGACAACCCCGGCGAGGTCTTCTTCGCCGCCGACCGCCCGTACGGGCTGATCCAGGCCACCGTGCAGCGCGAGGGGGAGCCCGACGAGCCCCGGGCCTGGGCCGGCGTTCCGGGCTTCTGCTGA